CTCAGCGCTTACTTGCTGATGAGGGTCACAGTTCGGTCTCAGTTTCCTGACAAGGGCTACCCCCAGCTCCacatgccaggtgctgttctgAGGGCTTTACTGGAGCTGATCTCATTTGAGGTAGGTCCTGTCCTTAGCCTCAATTTatggatgggaaaactgagacccagaggggcTGACCCTGGAATGGTGATTCCATTCTATCAAGACGTCACACTATGCTGCCCTCTGCATAACGTGGGGCTGGATGGACATTTGAGACGAGAGACAGAGTTTGAAACCCCTGTGAAGATAGATGCAAACAGTAAGCCAGAGAGTTGGCGTTTCATGGATGCTGAAAAGGTGGGCACCATTGGCTAGTCTGGGAGTAACACATTTGGGTGAATCAAAGAAAGCACGGATGTAGGAGTCAAACAGACTAGGGTCAGACATGCCACTTCTAACTAGttgtgtgagcttgggcaagttatttcacctctctgagcttgtgTGGTAGGTCTGCGCGCTGGGATGGCAGTGTCTAATTGGCAGGATGATTGTAAAGATTAAGTAAGTAGGATAATGGATGGGAAAGCCTTAATGAAGCATAGTGTTTGGCATGTGGTAGACCTTCAAAAATGTCATttccggacttccctggcggcccagtggttaagactccgcacttccactgcgaggggcgtgggttcaatccctgatcagggaactaaaatcctacatgctgcacggcgtggccaaaaaaaaaaaaaaaaaaaaaaaaaaaagagttatttccagttttacatCAGACATCACCGTGGTGACTGAGCAGGGCCCTGAAGTCCCTGGGATGTCTTTGCCCAAGGTCAACCCCGGGGAGAGGCAGGCCAGAGAGAGGAAGTAGAGGGAAGGCAGGCGTGGGGGTGACTAGGGAGCCGAAAGGTCTTGGTTTAGGCCGTCTCTGACCTGCTGTGTAATCTTGGGTAACTTATTTAAGTTCTCTGAGATGTCGTTTCCTAATGTGTAATACAGGGACGTTTAAATGACACAACGCTTGTAAAGCTTATCGTGGTGCTGGCTAACGGGAGTAGCCAACCTTATTGCTCATCCCAACCACTGAGTGAAATGAGGCCCCTGGCCTGGGCCCCAGGATTGGGGAGAATAATGGGGAGGGGGGCTAGTTTTCCACCCCTCCCCAGCTAAGGAAGTCTCCTGCTTGAACTCTGGAGACCAGGCTTTTGGGCCCTGGAATTAGACAATCAACCGCCAAGTCAGGTAGATAAGCTGAGGGTTGCGTCCGTTGGGCCAGGGAGATAACAGCCGAGACCGTTACTCTGAATTCAGGCCCAGAAGTGACCACTCAGATACTTCCCCATTTGTAGGTCCCCTGAGAGGGCAGAGGAGTGGAAGGAATCCAGGCCTTTTCACCCTCTGGGTGACCTGTCCCTGATGCCCTGAGCGCTGGAGGGCTGGGCTGGAATCCAAGGAACAAATATGCACTGCCCAGCTAGGATATCACAGAGTGGAGTCACCCACCCTGACAGGGCCACAAGCTCTTGGCAGTGATGTCTGGCAAAATCAAGGCTCAGCACTTGCTGGCCTCTCCTTGGATTGCAGTGAATGTGGCTGGAACTTGGTTGATTAATATTTTGACGTTTTGTTCATCATGGTAGCTTTACATCAATTCTGATTTTTAAGAAAGAtggcattaaatatttatttatcttgactACTGAGTTCTTTAGTGtccccttaaattttgcacctgaGGCAAGTGCCTTCCCCTTAGTCTTGACCTTGGTCATGAAAGAGGGCTGGTGGGAGATGGGGAGTCGGGGTGGTGTGGGGAGGCTGGCCCACAGAGCGTCTGAATGACTCTGCAGGAAGGTTGCCATTCCAGCTGCTGCCTCCGCACCACAAAGATATGCCTCAAGGTTGGACCAAATAGCATGTTCTAGATCAGTGATCCTCAACAGGGGTACTTCTTCTTTCCAGAGGACATTTGAAACTGTGTGGAGACATTTCTGAGTGACATGATCTGGGGAGGCACGgttgacatctagtgggtagagacccagagatgctgctaaacttTCTACAAGACACAGgacagcccctcccccaaccttcaACAAAGAATGATTTGACTCCAAATAGTAATAGTGCAAGGGTTGAGAAACTTGATCTAGAGCCACAGCATAAAGGAAGGAGCATAAGTTTTTCACATATTAAAGATaagaaagagatggagagggagaaggagagagagaggaagagagtgaaggagggagggagggagagggagaaggagagagagaggaagagagtgaaggagggagggtgggagagagagagagagagagagagagagagatggggtgggTAGAGAATGTTGGGAGCCCCAAAGACTTAGAAATCCCAGTTCCCCCACTTCCTGCATAACCTTGgcaagtcactttccctctctgaatctcattttTCACATCTGTGCAGTAGGGCTAATCATACATTTTCATGGGACTGAGGTTAGGAAGGTGAGCTTTCAAGGATGCAATGCACATAACGTACTTGGTCTAGATAAGAGCTCAGAAGGGCTGAGTCTCCCcttcatctcccacctcctctcctgtgGTCTCCCTCTCCCTGGGATTCTCCACTTCATTTGCTGGAATATTGACCAGAGGAAGACTGCTCCTGGGGCTAAAGAGTATTGTTCAGACTGGGACCCTTTAGGGGTGCTGATAATCATGCCTGGACAGTAGTCATCTGGGGCTTTCTCGAGCATACAAGGATGTTTGGGCACCTGCATATGGCAGGAGGCAGGTCCCTGATGTCCCAGCAGAGAGCAGGGCCCAAGGGTGGGAGGACAGAGCAAACCTCTTATCAGCTCCACtgtcccccccccgcccccaccagccCAAGCCTGGGGCAATCGTCCTGGCTTCTTCCCACTTCCCCGAAAGCCCAGTATAAGGGTTGCCTCTGGCACCCAGGAGCCAGAGGCACTGAGAGTGGAGGCTCCAGACTCTGAGGACGTAAGTGCTCCCTCGGCTGCCCGGGAAGGagagggccagggctgggggaagcaggaccCTATATGGCAAACACCCTGGAGGCCTGTCCTTAGGACCATTATGGCCACTATCCTTCCCCTTTCACCCCCAGTGTGAGTGAAATTGGCCCTCAATGTGAGCAGACCTGTTCCCATGGCGGCTAGCATCTGAGCTAAGTGCTGCCCCAGGGAGCAGTGATGGAGCTCTCAGGAAAAAGGGTCTTTTGTACTTGAGCTGACAACCCCCTGTGCTTTTCTTGACTCTCCAGCTCAGGGTCTGTTCACGGGGGGAGAAGGAAGCTCTCTAGTTTGCCCTTTAATCCACCAGTGAAGCAAACACTGCATCTCCACTGTGTGCCAGGGGCCGTGCAGACACGTGAGAAGTCCCCAAGGAGGAAAGGTGAAGCTGTGTCCCTGTCACAAGACTGGGGGGATATGAAATGCCTCCTGCTTCTGCCGCTTGTCCTGCTGGGGACAGTTTCTGCTCTGTATCTGGGTAAGTCCTCCCCTTCCGCCctcatccatttttctcttttctcctctttcctgcaTCTGTTTTTGCTCTTGTGAGCCAGGGCCACAGACTCCCCTCTTCAGTTGACCCAGCCCACCTCTAGTTAGATTTCTCCTGGACTCAGAACTGTGACCTGAACTTTCCGTCAGGGCTCTTTTGCAAGGAAAAACACCCACCTGTGAAGATGAGGGCTTCTCATAGGTGCTGCCTCCCGCTCCCAAAATACCCCACCTGTGGTGTCAGCCAGGTTCTCATGCCTTTGGGTGTGTGATGCAAGAATTCTGGCTTGCCCAACCCCCAAGGGATCCTTCCAGTCTTGGTTCCAGATGGCGTCCCCTGGAAGGCTGAGTGGGGCCATCAGAGCTGTCCGTGGTCCTGGAAGAACAGAGAGCCCGGCCTGAGGGCAGGttacctcttctcttctttccagaGAATGATGCCTCCCATCTGGGCAGCAGAGAGACACAGGCTGACCTGAGCCAGGATCTGGAAGGTTCGGGGGAACAGGAGGGAGAGCTGGCCCTGAATTATGGAGTGCTTGAGTCGGAGGAAGAGGACGCTGTGGCTTCCAGCTATCAAGATGCGTTTGAGGATGAGGGGGCCATGGAGTCAGACCCAGCAGCCCTAGACAAGGATTTGCAGTGCCCTAAGGaagaggacacaattcagcttcCAGGCGGTCCTGGGTGCAAGACCTGCCGCCTCCTGTTGGTGCAGACCCCGACGACGTTTTGGGAAGCTCAGGTAAATGGCAGGGAGGTTACTATGGGGGACCAGGTGGAGGAGACAAGAGTGGAGGCAAACTTCTGTCCCCTGTCATTTGGACCAATGGTTCTCCAAGCCGAGTATGCATCAGAGTCTCCTAGAAATctcattaaaacacagatttctgggtcCCATCTCCTCAATTTCTGATTTAGCAAGTCTGGGGCTTAAGAGTTTGCATTTATAACAAATTCACAGGTGGTGATATTTTTGGTCAGGAGAccgcactttgagaaccactggcttagatAAAAAGCTTTGGTATAAGATATGCCTGTGCTAAATCCTGGCTTTGCTTGTCACCAGCCATTTTATTTGGGCAAGTCAATTCACCTTTCAGGGCTCCTgtatcttcaatttgtaaaatggaggtgtACCGTACCACCTGTTGGAGTTGTGGAGAGGATTTAAATAATACATGGAAAGTATTTAGAATAGTCCCTGGGTCATTGTAAACTCTCAGTAAATGGTGGCTGTAGTTATTCtgaatattattattcttttctgcaaGAAGTTCCTGACACCAAATAAAGGAACAAGAGACGGGATTCAGGGGGGCGATAGATCCCTGATTTCTGACTTGGAAAGGGATGAGGGGGTCTCTCCTGGAGACTCAGGGACTTGAGAGAAAACAGTGAATTTTCTACCCCACCTCTTCTCTCTGCAGAGTGTATGCAGGAAGTGCTACCGAGGCAACCTCGTCTCCATCCACAACTCCTGTTCCAACTATCGCATCCAGGTCTCGGTCAGTAGGATCAACAAAGCACAGGTCTGGATCGGAGGCTTCCTCAAGGGCTGGGTAAGCGAGGGGCCAACTCCCAGGTACACGAAGGTCTTTCTGATTGCCTCAAGGGACCACCTGCTGGCATAAAGCCTCATCCCAGCAGCTGAAGCTGGCTCATACCGGCTTAGGAGAACTGATGATTGAGTGCTTCTCTTCCTAACTCCATGTTCAGTGGCTTCATGCTTGTAGCTTGAAATCTGCCATGGTGGATGTATTTACACCAAGGAAATTGACAATTATTACAAATCaggtttctttcttccctctagcCTCTCACCTTCCCCCAAAGCTGGTTGTTACACGTTTACCAGCACACTCCCGGCACCAGGAGATAGATTCTATATCTAGTTTGGTCCCTTACTAGCTGAATGACTGCCTCcaaatttcagtttcctcatctctaaagtagGGTCCTTCTCTCAGAGTGGCCTTGGGCTTGTGGACAAATAAGTGCCATTATATTTGCTACTCAAGTGTGGTTCACGGACCAGCAGTATCAACATCACCGGGTAGCTCATTAGACATGCACGATCTTGGGCCCcgccccagacctcctgaatcagaatccgCATTGTTCACTAGATCCCTAGGAGATCTGTGTGCACAGTGAAGTTGGAGAAGCCTACTCTGTGTGATAGCCGGAAGTGATGTTTGCTCTTCCATTGTCATTGCCTGCGAACGCTCAGGGATGGGTCTCAACGGTATCCTAGGCAGGTAGTCAGTGAGAGGAGATTATATATACAGTGTTCAGGAAGGGATACCCAGTGGGCTTTCTGGAGACCCAgaatctgtctgtctctctggacCTCTGCCCTCTGACCCAGCCTCTCTCTTCTCTAGTTCTGTTGGAAGAAATTTCACTGGACTGATGGCAGTGCCTGGAATTTTGTATACTGGGCCTCAGGACAACCTAGGAATGGGTGCGGCCACTGTGTGGCCCTGAACACCAGAGGTGAGGGGGGCCGGGCACCAGGACAAGGGGAAGGGGTGGCAAGGTGGACTCCCACACATGTCCCTTTGAGCTGCCTGAACACACCTCCCCAAACCCACACCCTCCCTCCAACTGGAGAACCAATGTCCCTGTCTGTGAGGAGGGCTGAGATGTAGGGATTCCTTAGAGCAAAACCAGGTGATGAGGCTCCCAGTACAGGGGCTAGATGGGGACTCTCCATCCTCCCAGGCAAAGCTGGGCTCGGGGCCTGGgggctcctttccttcctctgatatgATGGCGACAAGGAGTGAATATGGGACAGATGGGAGGAACAGATGTGAATGTAAGGTGTGGATGAGGCATGAGGTGAAGATGCGGGCATTAAGGATGACTGACATAATTTGCCAGCTTTGAACAGCATGGCTGCCAGATGTGAGGGAACTTATTACAATGGCTGGACCATATGGGTTGGAGTAAGATGGCCGAGATTCACATCCCCGCTGTGTCACTTGCCAGCTGAGACACAGGCAAGTTTTCACTCCCacgaagcctcagtttcctcatctgtgaaacgggaGTGATGACAGCACTGACCTCTTGGAGAGTCATTGTGAGGGTTAAACGATGGtccatataaagcacttagcacattgCCTCTGCAAGGGAAGAGATCAATGGCTAGTCCGGATGTGTGGGAAACCCGTGGCCATCGGATCATGACTACGGCAGGCCAAGATGACACATGAGGTGcctgaggaggggaggagggagcacaGGCCACACACGCAGGTGGGCAGCTGACATCACTGTGCTCTCTACCGCTAGGGGGTCGCTGGCGACGAGCTCGATGCAAAAGACGTCTGCCCTTCGTCTGCGCCTTCTAAGCCAAGCCAGAGGCACGGAGATCCTCCCTTCACGCCCTCCTGGTGGCCTCTGTCCTACCCTTGGCACTTGTCCTCAGCCTCTCCGGATCATAAAGCCAGACTTCCCACAGCATCTCCTGACTCTTGTTTCTTCATTGAGCACTTTAGAGGAGTTGGACTCTGGGTTGGAAAATCCTGGAAGCATTCACTCCGGTTTcgtggggagtggggtgggactttgaggaaaggaaaagatgttGGAGTAGGGCGCCggatgggggggggcgggggcgggggcggggccccgGGGTGTGTCTGCAGCGCcacctgggggcggggggcggagtGCGTACCAGGCGGCGGTCCTTCTCGTTCCGGCTCCGAGGATTCCACACCGCGCGCCCCACCTCCCCCAGGTTCTGGGAGGAAGAACTCCTttggtgagggggtggggaacTGACCCTGTTGCTCTGTTTGGATTCAGTCAAGTGtgcggggcggggtgggagtgGCGGCTTTCCAAAATGGAGGCTCTGTGGCGGATTCAAGAATTGGATGGACCATTGAGGTGCCACCTGGGCTAACCACGTAGGGGGGAAGAGAAAGTAGTCTGTCGGGGCAGCCGGCTTCTCTAGACCTGTGTCTGTGTCACTTATGATAATGGCCCCTATTTTCCACTCTCCCAGCCACCTGTGTGTGAGTTCAGAGGCCCCAACTTCTTCTGAGATGGTTGTCCACCCCATTCCCAGGAGGGTGGCTGTCCTCCTCACTGCACCCCCGAATCCTTCGTCCCCTCCCCGGTCCCCAGCCTACCTCCCCTCCCTAGAGGGGCCGCATTCTCAGGAAGGAGCTGCCTCTCATCCCAGggccctttaaaaaatatattattattattattattattattattatttttggctgagttgggtcttcgttgctgcgcgaggcctttctctggttgcagcgagcaggagctactcctcgttgcggtgcgcgggcttctcaggctctaggcacgtgggcttcagtagttgtggcacacgagctctagaacgcaggctcagtagttgtggcgcacgggcttagttgcatctgcggcacgtgggatcttcccaggccagggctcgaacccgtgtgccctgcattggccggcgggttcttaaccactgtgacaccagggaagcccctcatcccgGGGCCTTGGGCCCAAAGTCAGGGCATCTGTAGCTGTGTGGCTCCAATGCTGGTTCTACAGCCCCAGGTCTCCTCTGCTTCTCCCATTTTCTCACATCCTGGGGACATTGAGAGAGAACACTGTTGCTGCTCTTAACTTTGCTCCAGGCTGGGCTCCAGGAAGGATCTGGGCTTGATGAAGCGAGAAACTCAGACTGGAAACTGGGTATTCAGAGGACAGAGAGCCCCGggttgtgagagagagagagggatagaAAGAGAGACTTCTTTGGGGGTGTAGTTCTACATGGGGCACAGGGAGAATGTACAAGTATTTCTGGGGgcgcacacatgcacatgtgtatatgtatcttggtgtgtaCAAGAGTCAGTCTTTGGATACCTGTGTATATGTGAATCTATATTTGTAAATATGCATAAATCTGTGTGTGAGTCAGCATGTATTTATGTGTTGTGCGTACGTTTCATACATCTCTGTTTATGGATATGCCTTTATGTCTGTGTCCATCTTtgagtgtgtgtatctgtgtagcTTTGTACCTTATACTCCTGAATctgtatatgcatacatatgtgtgtaccgCTGTGTCTTTGGCCAGTATCTTTGGGAGTATGTGTACATGTCAGTGTGTCTGAGCATACCTGTGTACAGGTCTACctttgtgcatgtatgtgtgtgtgtatctgtacaGCTATCTGATGAAAtgtggagttgtttttttttttaattgatctttattggagtttaactgcttcacaatactgcgttagtttctgttgtacaccaaggtgaatcagtcatatgcatacatatgtccgcatatcccctccctcttgagcctccctcccaccctccctatcccacccctctaggtcatcgtaaagcaccgagctgatctccgtgtgctatgctgctgcttcccactagctaattattttacattcggtagtgtatgtatgtcg
This region of Mesoplodon densirostris isolate mMesDen1 chromosome 7, mMesDen1 primary haplotype, whole genome shotgun sequence genomic DNA includes:
- the LOC132493849 gene encoding proteoglycan 3-like, with protein sequence MKCLLLLPLVLLGTVSALYLENDASHLGSRETQADLSQDLEGSGEQEGELALNYGVLESEEEDAVASSYQDAFEDEGAMESDPAALDKDLQCPKEEDTIQLPGGPGCKTCRLLLVQTPTTFWEAQSVCRKCYRGNLVSIHNSCSNYRIQVSVSRINKAQVWIGGFLKGWFCWKKFHWTDGSAWNFVYWASGQPRNGCGHCVALNTRGGRWRRARCKRRLPFVCAF